The following proteins are encoded in a genomic region of Necator americanus strain Aroian chromosome II, whole genome shotgun sequence:
- a CDS encoding hypothetical protein (NECATOR_CHRII.G7366.T2) — protein MYSGFRIQDDFVVSVNATGQGYPDAFMEYCITVKSHQIQYDKKVGNAIIVSSKLPRIRLASLLITAQYSTVQHVAVPVLQRDIESLAVDIFEMIFEQVPDAKLMFPFMMRDQREDDKKSSELIFHALRFMQVIETTMNHLEEPETLDPIFLNLGKIHARHEEQLGFRLCTKSRLSAQEVDSSIILWREVLRFIILHMKTGLESNVMIRKANRQEVMNALMNNSDLRSLRDTKHGVPQASEELHRKVHSFFVPEYFLKKMPQFDANEGDLG, from the exons ATGTATTCAGGATTCAGGATTCAAGATGATTTCGTTGTCTCAGTTAACGCGACTGGACAAGGATATCCTGACGCGTTCATGGAATACTGTATCACG GTCAAGTCCCATCAAATTCAATACGATAAAAAAGTCGGGAACGCGATCATCGTCTCGAGCAAACTTCCACGTATTCGACTTGCATCGCTCCTCATTACAGCTCAGTACAGTACTGTTCAACACGTTGCTGTACCAGTCCTTCAGAG GGACATAGAATCTCTAGCAGTGGACATCTTTGAAATGATATTTGAGCAAGTACCCGACGCAAAGCTGATGTTCCCCTTTATGATGAGGGATCAACGAGAGGATGATAAGAAGTCCAGTGAACTCATTTTCCATGCTCTTCGATTTATGCAG GTTATTGAAACTACGATGAATCATTTGGAAGAACCCGAAACGTTAGATCCAATCTTCCTGAACCTCGGGAAAATTCATGCTCGACATGAAGAGCAACTCGGTTTCAG ATTATGCACGAAGAGCAGACTATCCGCCCAAGAAGTTGATTCCTCGATTATACTGTGGAGGGAA GTGCTCCGTTTTATTATACTGCACATGAAAACTGGACTCGAATCAAACGTGATGATCCGGAAAGCTAACCGGCAAGAG GTGATGAACGCTCTGATGAACAACAGTGACTTGCGTTCGTTGAGAGACACAAAGCACGGAGTACCACAG GCATCAGAAGAACTGCATCGAAAAGTTCACAGTTTCTTCGTGCCAgaatactttttgaaaaaaatgcccCAGTTTGATGCCAACGAAGGAGATTTGGGATGA
- a CDS encoding hypothetical protein (NECATOR_CHRII.G7366.T1), which translates to MISLSQLTRLDKDILTRSWNTVSRDIESLAVDIFEMIFEQVPDAKLMFPFMMRDQREDDKKSSELIFHALRFMQVIETTMNHLEEPETLDPIFLNLGKIHARHEEQLGFRLCTKSRLSAQEVDSSIILWREVLRFIILHMKTGLESNVMIRKANRQEVMNALMNNSDLRSLRDTKHGVPQASEELHRKVHSFFVPEYFLKKMPQFDANEGDLG; encoded by the exons ATGATTTCGTTGTCTCAGTTAACGCGACTGGACAAGGATATCCTGACGCGTTCATGGAATACTGTATCACG GGACATAGAATCTCTAGCAGTGGACATCTTTGAAATGATATTTGAGCAAGTACCCGACGCAAAGCTGATGTTCCCCTTTATGATGAGGGATCAACGAGAGGATGATAAGAAGTCCAGTGAACTCATTTTCCATGCTCTTCGATTTATGCAG GTTATTGAAACTACGATGAATCATTTGGAAGAACCCGAAACGTTAGATCCAATCTTCCTGAACCTCGGGAAAATTCATGCTCGACATGAAGAGCAACTCGGTTTCAG ATTATGCACGAAGAGCAGACTATCCGCCCAAGAAGTTGATTCCTCGATTATACTGTGGAGGGAA GTGCTCCGTTTTATTATACTGCACATGAAAACTGGACTCGAATCAAACGTGATGATCCGGAAAGCTAACCGGCAAGAG GTGATGAACGCTCTGATGAACAACAGTGACTTGCGTTCGTTGAGAGACACAAAGCACGGAGTACCACAG GCATCAGAAGAACTGCATCGAAAAGTTCACAGTTTCTTCGTGCCAgaatactttttgaaaaaaatgcccCAGTTTGATGCCAACGAAGGAGATTTGGGATGA
- a CDS encoding hypothetical protein (NECATOR_CHRII.G7367.T1), which translates to MSITQEQLRAIIFYEWHGGIGATAAAHNINIKLHEGATTIRTVKDSDFEDKPRSSGGGVFDSDKSSLSKTPPFSTYAVEEDPKINFRSFATRLGCNHSSVASRPLTTEKCWLDGSLTP; encoded by the coding sequence ATGTCAATTACGCAAGAGCAACTTCGAGCTatcatcttctatgaatgGCATGGCGGCATTGGAGCAACGGCAGCAGCCCACAACATCAACATCAAATTGCACGAGGGCGCTACTACCATCAGGACTGTCAAAGACTCCGACTTCGAAGACAAGCCCCGGTCCAGCGGTGGCGGAGTCTTCGACAGTGACAAGTCCTCACTGTCGAAGACTCCGCCATTCTCCACCTACGCTGTCGAAGAGGATCCGAAGATCAACTTCCGCAGTTTTGCGACGAGACTCGGTTGTAACCATTCGTCAGTCGCCTCCAGGCCCTTGACTACAGAAAAGTGCTGGCTCGATGGATCCCTCACACCTTGA